The stretch of DNA AACGAGGAAACCCGGAAATGGGAGCACGGTCCGCTGGACTGGGATGAGTTCAAGGAAGTGCTCGCCGGCCGCGGCCCCTGCAACGCGCAGCGGCTGGAACGCCGAAGGGCAGCGCACGACGACGGCGCCTGGGTCCGCGAGGCAGCCGCCGCCTATGCGGACAAACAGCGGGCAAAACAGTCAGCGACGACGAAGGAATACGCAGCATGAGCCCACACGGCAACCCGGAAGTCCCGGCCAGTTCGGCCAGCGAGATCAACCGCGGCGCAGAAAGCGTCCCCGCCGGCTCCCCAGCCTCGCAAGCTCGGCCGGGGACCCCTGCCGGCGTGGGCCCAGCCGCCGGCTCCCCAGCCTCGCAACACACCGGGTCCCCGGCTCCACAGCAGAATGAGGAAACAGCAGGCCGCAACGCCTGGGGGCTTTGGGAGGTTTTCGTCCGGTCGAGCCGTGGCCTGAGCCATGTGCACGCCGGTTCCCTGCACGCCCCGGATGCCGCCATGGCCCTGCGCAACGCCCGCGACCTCTACACCCGCCGCAACGAAGGCGTCTCCATCTGGGTAGTCCCGGCTGACGCCATCGCCGCCAGTGACCCGG from Arthrobacter sp. B3I9 encodes:
- the paaB gene encoding 1,2-phenylacetyl-CoA epoxidase subunit PaaB, translating into MSPHGNPEVPASSASEINRGAESVPAGSPASQARPGTPAGVGPAAGSPASQHTGSPAPQQNEETAGRNAWGLWEVFVRSSRGLSHVHAGSLHAPDAAMALRNARDLYTRRNEGVSIWVVPADAIAASDPDAKGSFFESPQGKDYRHATYYTKSEGVKHL